A window of Zavarzinella sp. contains these coding sequences:
- a CDS encoding DUF3754 domain-containing protein, producing the protein MAEYLDREHFIPIRLPELVDFLVTGRGSTEPQSLPADQAEDFRRFAKLLEVHYTNLFRDQMAEVSESYAPFDPDADTVPLVPMSDSERDQLQPKFYESVRHLLEKANYRLLPRENAAELFKGRSFWGLDMHVNWDIFDHIEIYYRGDTVGTREIRKWYRLWFPKTVKVEQYSRLVVMLKLKPNSRYKKYADTNSVYLKMLKDMPKMDIEMVMPGTRIRLTKLDKGLIVYPIASGVGLILYKVLTKLLGIKDYLALGTSISLTWGLAAMFAGYSYKSFISYTNKKTAYTLQLTQNLYYQGIDNNAGVFHRLFIEAMEQEIREAMLAYYYLWKTKRTLTEEQLDDLVEEELERQLKMKVDFEISDAIQKLENLHLVEKDGYAYRAIPMEKALQQMDKLSISVHQ; encoded by the coding sequence ATGGCTGAGTATCTCGACCGCGAACATTTCATTCCCATTCGTTTGCCGGAACTGGTTGATTTTCTTGTTACGGGACGCGGCAGCACCGAACCACAAAGCTTGCCAGCAGATCAGGCAGAAGACTTTCGGCGATTCGCGAAGCTGCTGGAAGTGCACTACACCAACTTATTCCGTGATCAGATGGCGGAAGTCAGCGAATCGTACGCACCGTTCGATCCAGATGCAGATACTGTGCCATTGGTGCCGATGAGCGATTCAGAACGGGATCAATTGCAGCCAAAATTTTATGAATCGGTACGCCATTTGCTCGAAAAAGCAAACTATCGTCTACTCCCACGTGAAAATGCTGCAGAATTGTTCAAAGGCCGCAGCTTCTGGGGCCTCGACATGCACGTGAACTGGGATATTTTCGACCACATCGAAATTTATTACCGTGGCGATACCGTGGGCACCCGCGAAATCCGCAAGTGGTACCGCCTGTGGTTTCCGAAAACCGTGAAGGTGGAACAGTATTCCCGCCTAGTGGTCATGCTGAAGCTCAAGCCCAATTCACGCTACAAAAAGTATGCAGATACCAACTCGGTATATCTGAAAATGTTGAAAGATATGCCCAAGATGGACATTGAAATGGTGATGCCAGGCACCCGCATCCGCCTGACCAAACTGGACAAGGGGCTGATCGTTTATCCCATTGCCTCTGGGGTGGGGCTGATCCTTTACAAAGTCCTAACAAAACTACTTGGAATTAAAGATTATCTTGCACTGGGCACATCCATATCACTAACCTGGGGCCTTGCGGCAATGTTTGCCGGCTACAGCTACAAATCGTTCATCAGTTATACCAACAAGAAAACGGCTTACACCCTTCAACTGACCCAGAATTTGTACTACCAGGGGATCGATAATAACGCGGGCGTCTTCCACCGACTGTTTATTGAGGCGATGGAACAGGAAATTCGCGAAGCAATGCTGGCTTATTATTACTTGTGGAAAACAAAACGCACCCTGACTGAAGAACAACTGGATGACCTGGTGGAAGAGGAACTCGAACGTCAATTGAAGATGAAAGTGGATTTTGAGATATCGGATGCAATCCAAAAATTAGAGAATCTTCATCTTGTTGAAAAAGACGGGTATGCTTACCGAGCGATTCCAATGGAAAAGGCTTTACAACAGATGGATAAGCTCTCGATCAGTGTCCACCAATAA
- a CDS encoding VOC family protein codes for MARVSTYLNFPRHTEEAFEFYRTIFGGEFEGGINRFSDIPPSPDMPPIADADKDLVMHVQLVILGSHVLMGTDAPESMGFQVTRGNNIHINLEPDTRVETERIFNALAAGGEILMPLTEMFWGSYFGNLVDRFGINWMFNCAEQKA; via the coding sequence ATGGCTCGAGTCAGCACGTATTTGAACTTCCCACGCCACACAGAAGAAGCGTTTGAATTTTACCGCACCATCTTCGGTGGGGAGTTTGAAGGCGGAATTAATCGTTTTAGTGACATCCCACCTTCACCTGATATGCCACCTATCGCAGATGCTGATAAAGATCTGGTCATGCACGTGCAGCTTGTGATTTTAGGTAGTCATGTTCTGATGGGCACCGATGCACCGGAATCGATGGGTTTTCAGGTGACCCGCGGCAACAATATTCACATTAATCTGGAACCAGACACCCGCGTAGAAACGGAACGGATTTTCAATGCGCTGGCAGCAGGTGGTGAGATACTTATGCCTTTGACAGAAATGTTCTGGGGTAGCTACTTTGGCAATCTGGTCGACCGCTTCGGCATCAATTGGATGTTCAACTGCGCTGAACAGAAAGCATGA
- the scpB gene encoding SMC-Scp complex subunit ScpB: protein MPDKERPESDPSTSPDDLWQIDQLDDLLQPSYEFDEPIPTDEVVPAPKIPPLDEKPLINPVPVAETPPSVERIIEAILFAGGQPVTPPELISLIRGLDATILDSMIKQLNNSYLRQNRPYRIVDTRGGLTLRILPRFSDIRDKIHGGPREARLHQNALDVLSIIAYRQPIDKPAIDKIRGTDTTNIVRQLLRLGLIRTHDRRGQMEYETTNRFLEIFHLNSLDDLPTLGEPKKVS, encoded by the coding sequence ATGCCGGACAAGGAACGTCCTGAATCTGATCCATCGACGTCACCTGATGATCTGTGGCAGATCGATCAACTGGATGATTTGCTGCAGCCAAGTTATGAGTTTGATGAGCCAATTCCCACCGATGAGGTGGTGCCAGCACCAAAAATTCCCCCACTTGATGAGAAGCCTCTCATCAATCCAGTCCCTGTGGCAGAGACCCCACCTTCGGTGGAGCGGATTATTGAAGCAATTCTCTTTGCAGGTGGGCAGCCTGTCACCCCCCCGGAGCTGATTTCACTGATCCGTGGGCTGGATGCCACGATTCTCGATTCGATGATCAAACAGTTGAACAACAGTTATCTTCGCCAGAACCGCCCGTACCGCATTGTAGATACCCGTGGGGGGCTGACGCTGCGGATTTTGCCCCGTTTCAGCGATATTCGCGACAAGATTCACGGCGGCCCACGCGAAGCCCGCCTGCACCAGAATGCACTGGATGTGTTATCGATTATTGCCTATCGCCAGCCGATCGACAAGCCAGCCATCGATAAAATTCGTGGCACCGATACCACGAATATTGTGCGGCAACTCCTCCGCTTAGGACTGATCCGCACCCACGACCGACGTGGACAGATGGAATATGAAACCACCAATCGATTTCTGGAAATTTTCCACCTGAACAGCCTTGATGACCTTCCCACACTGGGCGAGCCGAAAAAAGTATCTTAA
- a CDS encoding sigma-70 family RNA polymerase sigma factor — translation MNQTSISLLDRLHQDPQEADWRRLVEIYTPLIRTWLRKYTVPTTDTDDLVQEVIAVLVRRLPDFEHNSRTGAFRTWLRSITFNCLRDFWKAKRIKPQPGGGSDFQDFLQQMADPNSFASKLWDAEHDKFVLRRLMTILKGEFSDTTWRAFELVALEGKSADEVAEMLGISTNAVFIAKSRILTRLRQEAKGMLEEE, via the coding sequence ATGAATCAGACTTCGATCAGTCTGCTTGATCGCCTGCACCAGGACCCACAAGAAGCTGATTGGCGACGACTGGTGGAGATTTACACCCCACTGATCCGGACCTGGTTGCGGAAATACACCGTACCCACCACCGATACGGATGATCTGGTGCAGGAAGTTATCGCCGTTCTGGTGCGTCGACTGCCCGATTTTGAACACAACTCCCGCACGGGTGCCTTCCGCACCTGGTTACGATCGATTACCTTCAATTGTCTGCGGGATTTCTGGAAAGCAAAACGAATCAAGCCCCAGCCCGGTGGGGGGAGTGATTTTCAGGATTTTCTGCAGCAAATGGCCGATCCGAACAGTTTTGCCAGCAAACTGTGGGATGCAGAGCACGACAAGTTTGTGCTTCGGCGGCTGATGACTATCTTGAAAGGAGAATTTTCCGATACCACCTGGCGGGCGTTTGAACTGGTTGCTCTAGAAGGAAAATCCGCCGATGAAGTCGCTGAAATGCTGGGCATTTCCACCAATGCGGTCTTTATCGCCAAATCCCGCATACTGACCCGCCTACGCCAAGAAGCGAAAGGCATGTTGGAAGAAGAGTAA